The following are encoded together in the Deinococcus aerolatus genome:
- a CDS encoding alpha/beta fold hydrolase, whose product MIAYEQIGQGPTIILVVGALCSRSTAGARALAQRLSAQFTVINYDRRGRGDSGDTAPYSISREVEDLAALIEATGGHAHLYGHSSGGALVLEAALALSTRVGRLALYEIPYNDSPSAQTVWQAYLADLLPLLDAGRRGDAMARFMTQVGTPEEQIAGMRHAPFWPALEALAPTMAYDHAALLGPNGTVPSARAAAVAQSTLLMVGDASYPFMRDTALRLEAAMPNASVLVLEGQTHDVDAAVLAPVLGAFFSQP is encoded by the coding sequence GTGATCGCCTACGAGCAGATCGGGCAGGGACCGACGATCATCCTGGTCGTCGGCGCCCTGTGTTCACGCTCGACCGCGGGTGCCCGCGCTCTTGCTCAGCGCCTCTCAGCGCAATTCACGGTCATCAATTATGACCGTCGTGGTCGGGGTGACAGCGGCGATACCGCGCCGTACAGCATCAGCCGTGAGGTTGAAGACCTCGCTGCTCTGATCGAGGCAACCGGCGGTCACGCCCACCTTTATGGCCATTCCTCCGGCGGCGCCCTGGTTCTCGAAGCGGCCCTGGCCCTCAGCACGCGAGTCGGACGCCTGGCCCTCTATGAGATTCCGTACAACGATAGCCCCTCCGCACAAACGGTCTGGCAGGCCTATCTCGCCGATTTGCTGCCGCTGTTGGACGCAGGGCGCCGGGGCGACGCAATGGCGCGGTTCATGACGCAGGTGGGCACCCCCGAGGAACAGATCGCTGGAATGAGGCACGCTCCTTTCTGGCCAGCCTTGGAGGCACTCGCCCCCACCATGGCCTACGACCACGCAGCCCTGCTGGGTCCGAATGGCACGGTACCCAGCGCCCGGGCGGCCGCTGTGGCTCAGTCCACCCTACTGATGGTTGGCGATGCGAGCTATCCATTTATGCGCGACACAGCTCTCCGACTGGAAGCAGCGATGCCCAACGCCTCAGTGCTTGTGCTCGAAGGCCAGACCCATGATGTCGACGCCGCGGTGCTCGCCCCGGTACTGGGAGCATTCTTCAGCCAGCCGTAA
- a CDS encoding transposase → MPGGNHSGDFKLKLVDESNAGRHTSAQLCHKHSRAPSLIHRWRKEADARGSDAPLQKRHQIIMVARHAYSTVTVRRLCDLHRVGQAWSVLQLGREPLDQ, encoded by the coding sequence ATGCCAGGAGGCAACCACAGCGGCGATTTCAAACTCAAGTTGGTGGACGAGAGCAATGCTGGCCGTCACACCAGCGCTCAGCTCTGCCACAAACATTCACGGGCACCCAGCCTGATCCATCGGTGGCGCAAGGAGGCCGATGCACGCGGCAGCGACGCGCCGCTCCAGAAGCGGCACCAGATCATCATGGTTGCGAGACACGCATACTCCACCGTGACGGTGCGTCGCCTGTGTGACCTGCACCGTGTGGGTCAGGCCTGGTCCGTCCTTCAACTGGGCCGTGAGCCTTTGGATCAGTGA